One part of the Candida albicans SC5314 chromosome R, complete sequence genome encodes these proteins:
- a CDS encoding 21S rRNA (uridine2791-2'-O) methyltransferase (Putative mitochondrial 2' O-ribose methyltransferase; predicted role in methylation of U(2791) in 21S rRNA; Spider biofilm induced), which yields MNSLSIKFRNRHCNNLLIFARNKSKQNVRKYIDSVSNDTYSNKRRQSLFKSRAAFKLQEIDSKYRIFTKRTKNIVDLGFAPGAWTQFAVHRLEEQNLSHNILGIDINLATPVKGCHYMQGDIMNKSTHAKIRNFFEKQRLRETQDYQTDTSSDEEKQLDLIMSDMMVDCTGTGSADHIGNMELCTAALYLAYSELKPEKDMILKVWSGSELKLFETRMNIMFKKVIHIKPDASKDRSSELYMVGRRKVDLESKGITFNDILNATNSTEKVS from the coding sequence ATGAATAGtctatcaattaaattcaGAAATCGGCACTGCAACAACTTGCTAATATTTGCGCGAAATAAATCCAAACAGAATGTACGGAAATATATTGATCTGGTCAGCAACGATACGTACTCTAACAAGAGACGACAGAGTTTATTCAAATCTCGAGCGGCATTCAAACTTCAAGAAATAGATAGTAAATACAGAATCTTCACTAAGAGAACAAAAAACATCGTTGATTTGGGGTTTGCACCAGGAGCTTGGACCCAATTTGCAGTTCACCGCCTAGAAGAACAGAATCTATCACACAACATACTTGGTATTGATATCAACTTGGCAACTCCAGTTAAAGGATGTCACTACATGCAAGGTGATATTATGAATAAATCTACTCATGCcaaaattagaaatttttttgaaaagcAAAGGTTACGAGAGACTCAAGACTATCAAACAGATACCAGCAGcgatgaagaaaaacaacTTGATTTGATTATGAGTGATATGATGGTAGACTGTACAGGAACTGGACTGGCAGATCATATAGGTAACATGGAACTTTGTACGGCAGCGCTATATTTGGCATACCTGGAGTTAAAGCCAGAGAAAGATATGATTTTAAAAGTTTGGCTGGGTCtggaattgaaattatttgaaacaagAATGAATATAATGTTTAAAAAAGTCATTCACATAAAGCCTGACGCAAGTAAAGATAGACTGAGCGAGTTGTATATGGTAGGAAGGCGTAAGGTGGACTTGGAAAGCAAGGGTATTACATTTAATGATATCCTCAATGCCACAAACTCAACAGAAAAGGTATCATAA